Within Ipomoea triloba cultivar NCNSP0323 chromosome 9, ASM357664v1, the genomic segment aaagacgtaTAAACGTCTAGGTAGTCTCCCTACCACCAGAGATTATCTCAAAAGTTCAATGAATCCGAAAACTTACGTGGAGGTTAAGAAGAATAGAAACGCCCCGTGGATCAAGCACCACGACGCCGTTTCGTGTATGAGCTTGGAAGATGAGGAAGGGTTGCTGTATTCCGGATCCTGGGATAAAACCGTGAAGGTGTGGAAATTATCGGAGAATAAATGCATCGAGTCCGTTAACGCCCACGATGACGCCGTTAACGCGCTGGTAGTCGGCTTCGACGGCTTGGTATTCACGGGGTCCGCGGACGGGACGGTGAAGGCGTGGAGGAGGGAGGTGAACGGGAAGACGATGAAGCACGCGCTGGTGGACACGGTGCTGAAGCAGGACAACGCGGTGACGTCACTGGCGGTTAACGTGTCGGCGGCGATGGTGTACGCGGGATCCTCCGACGGGCTGGTGAATTTCTGGGAGAGAGAGAAGAGTTTCATGACGTACGGCGGCGTTCTCAGGGGCCACAAGCTCGCCGTGCTGTGCCTCGCGGCGGTGGCGAATCTGGTGCTCAGCGGATCCGCGGATAACAGCATCTGCGTGTGGAGGAGAGAGGAGGGCGCCGTCCATGTCTGTATGTCGGTGCTGAACGGCCACAGTGGGCCCGTGAAGTGCTTGGCCATTGAAGTGGACAACGGCGAAGGCGAGGGCGAGGAAAGTGCGTCGGTAAACAGTGGGGAAATGGAACGATGGAGAGTGTATAGTGGGAGTTTGGATAAGTCGGTTAAAGTTTGGAGAATAGTGCAGCCCAAGACGACGCAGTAAGTAAAATGCATGCATAAACAAGCCTCCTCCAGTCTTATTCAGTAGATTGCAGCAGCCAGCCAGCTAGATCGGAGACCAATCTCCGACTCAATTTTTCCGATTCggactttcattttttgtcttcaAAAGACATTGTTGTCCACCCaacccaaaaatattaaattaagttgttcataacatattaatattaattacctTTTTAAGTATTAatgaatttttgtttattaattattaaacaataaacaccaaagcaataataataataataataataataataataataatgggattAGGGGAGTATCTTTTTATCAATAGCTTTCTTAACTAGAATTCAAGATAAAACACTCTTCTACCTTCATTTGAAATTCAAGTGCTGAGTCCAAATTGATAGTTTTGAGCCTTCCCGGGGGCGCCTAGGGAAAAAACCAAAATTTTAGCTAGCGATTATGTAAAGAGAGGGCTACTAACTCCTTACACGGATTAATTGTAGGACTCATGCAAATTTTCCTTTGTTGTCTAGTGTTTATAGTTGAACTTGTCGAATACAGAATATTTTTGCAAAGACACTGTAACAAAGTATTTTGTAGgcagtgtttttatttttatctttatcaTATCCTTTCCATTGGCTTTTCTAATTCTCGACTCATATATTTATAcgatatagtaatattttatggaaaaaaaaaaaagaagaagacgaagaagtATCTTGTATCCTAGTCCTATATATATTGCAGAATAGAAATGTTTATTGAATCACAGCAATTAAAACTAAATAACTactaaaaaatagaaataacaaTACTAATTACATTTGGCAAACAAGAAATTTATACACATAAATGTGTATCGACCTGTGTCCACCGTCAATTATTTACGTAATGCAATGGACAAGTAGGCGCCACTTACAGGGAAAACACAATGTCTTAATTGCCACGAGCCGCTGCACATTGGTTTGTAAGCATCAAAGAGTTTGAGTTCAGAGACATATAGGCAACACTGCAACAGCAACTGCATAGAGGGGCAAAACCCATTAATCATTACAGGGctaatcatggttgaaaaaatcgctaggcactCCTTAgacgctcggggagcgcctagcgcctaggacgcctagccggggattaatcggcgtctAGGCGCCAgtgcatttttatattttattttttatttttaaaaaatttgtttaagtatttttaattttttaatgactaataattataaattatataatactttaatagtaaatactaaaatattaaatattaacctaaaaaatatctaaagtttgtacaatttaggattatttcgctcaaaacgatgttgttttgagtgaaataacccattaaaaaaaagaacaatagttaatcgaccgactagaaggcctagtcggtctagtcgacgcctaggcggtcagtgcctaagcggtcgcctagccggccagccgcctagaccaccatttaatgtgatacgctaggcggtcgaccagcgcctagcgcctaggcggggattaatcgacgcctaggcgggatttctACAACACTGGGGctaatataacaaataatacatatgttCTCCGCAACTGTCACGGCAACAATACTTAAAGCCAATACACTAATGAAAAAAATTCAGTAAATTGATAATCATgccaatttttcataatcacTTCTTACCGGTGTTGATGCAGAATGTGCTAATCCATGTAGCTGCCTTCATATATAGTGCATGCTTGTGTGACAGCAGAGCACTCCACCTGATTGATTTCGGGGAGAGAATTACCGGTTCATGGAATACATTTGAAGTGACCCCAGGAGAAACCACCAGGCCTCCGATATATCTGATCAGCAAGCTAGGAAGTAAAATGAAGATCGTGAAACATGGCAAGCCTCTCTCAGATTTTTCTCATCCAAACTTTGTTCTTATCACAAGTCACATGCTCATGAGTCCTGGTGAGGCAGTCTTGGTTTCAAATGCAGGCTTATTGGCCTCAATTTGATGAATTTCCCTACATGTAAGAGTCCCAAACAGATTCCCTTCCAATATTCTGAACAGAGGAGTTACGCAAAGCCTCAGATCCAAGGTGTCCAACCCTCATACATATTGCAAAGATTATCTATGCTAGTTGCCTGCTTGAGCAGATAATCCACCTGTTCTCCTACACTTAATTCTCTGACAGGACCACATATAACATTGTTAGAACAAGTCCTACAAATGGAATTATCTAAAATTTTCATGGAAAGCCTATACCTGTCATCTACAATATCTCGACCATCTAATTTCATCTCCATCCGCCTCAAAACTGAAACAGCATAAGGATTTTTACCTGTAGAACCAAACAATTCGGGTATAACAATGTTACAAGGCATAAAGTATTAAGAATATCATCTACCATCCACACactagagaaaataaaaataaaaataaaaataaaaataaaaaataacttcagtgACAAAAAGAGTAGAGAGAAAGGAGCCAATAGGGAGTAAAAGGTGGAGGATCCTAGGGCAgcaagatttttttatttaaaaaaaaaaaatagcaactTACCTCTTGTCCGACAGGAAGCTTCAGTATTAGTAACTGGAGCTTCACTATTGTCCTCAACCCTTTCTTGGGTTGATAAGGATGTTTCAATATTTGGCAATAGTTTCAACCCAGAAGTTTCCTGATTCAAGGAACATGAATAGTAAGAATGCAGGCTATTGTTTGTTACATATTTTAGCCAAGGCCACTGACCTGTATATTTTGAGATCTTGATTGTTCAGAAGGTGACATTTCTGGAAGAGGAATTCCAACTGAAGGGgacaaaagtgaatgttctctACCCTCTCTGCCATCAACACTGTGATGAATTGGGTCCATGATATCTGGCCCATTTAAAGTATCTGCAAGACTTGTCTCAGATGATGTGACACAAGAATCTGAGCTGCAACTCGTGATGCTTTCAGGGGGAGATATCCAACCTTTGTCGTGCAATGAAAGTCTGCTCACATCAAAAAAGTTCTCGCCTGTCTCTCCACTTTCAGGGATCTCATTTTTACTGTTGTACATGTTATCAAGATTAAAGATATCAGATTTTGATGGATTAAGATCCTGTGATCTGACTTCCTGGCTTTCTCCTAATCCTTCAAGAGCCTGAAAGTAACAAAGCAGCAAGATAGATTAGAACCTTATATGAAACAAATATTAAATGGAAGTTTAGTCCAATACTTTGTGAAGGTTTCCAGCATGTAGACTTGCAGATCGTGCTAGATTGGTAAGCATGGAAAGAAGTCCTTCAACAGATGATGTGACAGATGGAACCAAAGGCTTGAATGCTTGATAAGTGTCCTTTATTCTTGAATGGTAAGACTGGAACATTGCTTGTCCATGGACTGGTGATATCTCTGTTTTTGTCTCCCTCTCCTTTGCCAA encodes:
- the LOC116028945 gene encoding protein JINGUBANG-like, whose product is MAASPQSGSASPFALSPWNQVSGASPWTQQPAEESAMANDQGGWDTSLIGSLVREEGHIYSLAASGDLLYTGSDSKNIRVWKDMKEYSGFKSNSGLVKSIVLGDKIFTGHQDGKIRIWKFADQKKKTYKRLGSLPTTRDYLKSSMNPKTYVEVKKNRNAPWIKHHDAVSCMSLEDEEGLLYSGSWDKTVKVWKLSENKCIESVNAHDDAVNALVVGFDGLVFTGSADGTVKAWRREVNGKTMKHALVDTVLKQDNAVTSLAVNVSAAMVYAGSSDGLVNFWEREKSFMTYGGVLRGHKLAVLCLAAVANLVLSGSADNSICVWRREEGAVHVCMSVLNGHSGPVKCLAIEVDNGEGEGEESASVNSGEMERWRVYSGSLDKSVKVWRIVQPKTTQ